The genomic segment AAAATTCACGCTGCGCCTTAGCGTTGTGCACGTACTCCAGTTTTTTGGTCAGTAAATTGTTTCGAGAACCCTTTGTCAGATGAGGACTATCGAACAACGGAACAATTTCCAAACCACGCCATAGAATAGTATTATCTGAAAAGAATGAgtgatatttgtaaaattatacataattgttGAAGAGAATAACAAACAATGAAGTTCGTATAGAAAAAGtatacttgaattttttacctggattttgtttttgttggAACCTTAATCTGTTAGActgtaaaattaaatcttttacAGCCTTAACATTATTGGTTCCCTGGTCACAAACCGTCGCCACGGGAACTAGTCCACAATCAATTACTTCATCGAATACTAATTTGATAATCCTAATTAATTCGGGTGGATTAGTTTGACCTTCACAAAACCCATGATAGATAGGGACAAACCAATCATCACGATTTGCCGAATGAGCAGCAACCACAATGACATGATCGGCAAATTTAATTGTCCTCTTGTATCCAAAATCTTcgaatccaaaaattttatcttttgaaTGATCGTAATGCAAATGCGGTGCCGTTGCAGCTTCATCCCAAATTATTGTCACATATCTATCCAATGAAGATGCCAGACGTTCACCTTCATTACGTAGGTGACGTGCAATAACTGGAGCTATTCCTGTATCGAAGTTCATCCTGTCAAGAACTTTTTTCAAAGTTCCAGGACTAGGAAGAACAAACAGATCAGACAATAGCTTATAAGCCGTTGGAGACCGTTCGTGTATGATCAATGACAACAGCTTCTGCGGTGTTGAAAAACGTCTAGCCTAAAATAGTAAAAGAGATaagttaatgtaaaattttacgaGAAACAATCTatatatacagaaaaaaaaatttcttacttcaaaaaaattttgaggcaAACCGAAATTATTTTGCAGCAAGAAAATTTACCTTtgagtcaagatttttttctttctgtataagaatttatataattaaaataatcgtAAGCTTTACCTGTGGATTTTTTCCAGTGTTTTCAAACTGCATTTggataaaaatattctgaatCGCTGACAGCGATGAATTATCAGTCAGCAGtaacgatttttttaatcgtttgacttctttacattttttttttatatttacacaTGACAACAgaagttttaattttctgcACACGGAGAGCTTCAGTTAAGCTCGCAATTTTAAGCTGATAAGCTGAGCTATTATCAAcaatgttattaatattattattattactgttatttACACTATAGTTATTTACACTAGTAAGATTACCATTgtcatcataattatttacactattaggattattattgtcattataattattaacactGCTAGGGTTTCCATTGTCATCGACTGCAGACGGCAAACTGCAGACAGCATCTTGAACAATGTCATCATTAGATACAGATAACATGGATACATCTGAATTATTTACACTAGAATTACGCACTTCCATATCAGCAGTATTAGTGTCAGAAATCCCACTTAAATCACAAAACTGCAAAGTGGAATTTCCATTAACGTCACGAGTAATAGCATTAACATTAACGTCCGGGTAGCGTCTTTAATTAGACATCTTCGTACGCCagttaatttaatcattgcatctgaaaaatgtttataacatATGCGatatttataaagattttCAGATGAAACATCATATAAATGAGGCTCGCACTTAATCATCTCCTCCATGTCCAATGCACCGGATCTCATCCTTCGGAAAATAATGACTCTGGTCATTTTTTCCGGATGAACATCCTAACACAGCACACTTCCACGgcattttatataatttaattatataaaataattgccaacaataatattaaattataaataaaagagatTGTAAATAAGTAAGGTTGCGTTGACGCGGATTCAATCGGAGTTTTCTATTGTTTGGGAATCGAACAAATTACGATCGCAAGCAGCGCGGCGGGTGAGTATGCATGTATGCATATTAATATATGTGGGAGAAAAGTACAAATCTATAGCCGATTAGACATTTTAACACATAATCGCGCCAAGtatttgtatataaatataataaaaaagattgtGTGCTCTATTTATGTGTTTGAGTTAGTAGCTACTATTATTTGCGAATAAGAATTaaaggaaaaatatttttgtttattattaaatggaattaataattaagagcgggattaaataaaattatagtacTGAAATAAACCAGActtatctaattatttttcgaattctaatattaaattaattataataaaaaaatatttctgaggcccacattttttatttattttgttattgtttgtatatatgtatatag from the Cotesia glomerata isolate CgM1 unplaced genomic scaffold, MPM_Cglom_v2.3 scaffold_1798, whole genome shotgun sequence genome contains:
- the LOC123273964 gene encoding uncharacterized protein LOC123273964, which gives rise to MQFENTGKNPQARRFSTPQKLLSLIIHERSPTAYKLLSDLFVLPSPGTLKKVLDRMNFDTGIAPVIARHLRNEGERLASSLDRYVTIIWDEAATAPHLHYDHSKDKIFGFEDFGYKRTIKFADHVIVVAAHSANRDDWFVPIYHGFCEGQTNPPELIRIIKLVFDEVIDCGLVPVATVCDQGTNNVKAVKDLILQSNRLRFQQKQNPDNTILWRGLEIVPLFDSPHLTKGSRNNLLTKKLEYVHNAKAQ